Proteins encoded together in one Anopheles darlingi chromosome 3, idAnoDarlMG_H_01, whole genome shotgun sequence window:
- the LOC125953421 gene encoding hexamerin-1.1-like produces the protein MISCSAAGWLLLVLGGSLCLCSATYVPTSQTTVNGISHKIADKEFLSKQKFFFEILRHLHQPLTTEEYLPFAKEWIQKQSKYLNYTEVTEFQRAFEHGFLAKGAIFTIYNYWYAKQTLLLYRFFENALDWDTYYKNVIWARQHTNEGMFLCALTLSVLHRPDLQGIVLPAIYEVMPHYFFEADLFQDASNRRAMDREYGFYANPKYNVARSNYSSAFSTRFYGEGTLSYFTEDVGLNAYYYYFMMDYAPFLGGDKLGLNKDRRGELYLFMHQQLLARYYLERNSNGLGPIQELTWESPIATGYYPMLSYWNGIPFRARENNFLWRPYDPVKLGGMKAHEERIRQAIDRGYVESRDGQRIDLRRPEAIDIVGNLVSSSVDSANADYYKMIETTARMVLAQGDYYGSVGEVWPGPLMHYETSMRDPAFYQFYQRLLSFYWDFKSYLPPYTTAQLTYEGVEIRSVTVDRLVTFFEPYDADISNGLAFDYGSERSSWNFTVMARKDRLNHKPFSYVLNVNSQISGKGIVRMYMGPRMYGLGQLQYMKKFFVEMDQYAVELVAGENQIKRNTRDFFYDIRDRTTYSELYRRILKAYRGEEQFVLDMSEVHCGWPDRLLLPKGQPNGYPMSFFFIITPFSPPKVSQFSTFDATYTCGTGSGSKYIDDLPFGFPFDREIDFSNFATKNMIFTDVSVYHVNGNQQNESH, from the exons ATGATCAGCTGCTCGGCAGccggctggttgctgctggtattgGGAGGCTCGCTATGCCTCTGTTCCGCCACCTATGTGCCAACATCACAGACGACCGTTAATGGTATCTCACATAAAATCG CCGACAAGGAGTTTCTTAGCAAGCAAAAGTTTTTCTTCGAAATCTTgcgtcatcttcatcaaccGCTAACCACCGAAGAGTATTTACCCTTCGCGAAAGAATGGATCcagaagcaaagcaaatacCTG AACTACACGGAAGTGACCGAGTTCCAGCGTGCGTTCGAGCACGGTTTCCTGGCCAAGGGCGCCATCTTTACCATTTACAACTACTGGTACGCAAAGCAAACGTTGCTGCTGTATCGTTTCTTTGAAAATGCACTCGACTGGGATACGTACTACAAGAACGTGATCTGGGCCCGGCAGCACACCAACGAGGGTATGTTCCTGTGCGCCCTCACACTCTCCGTACTGCACCGGCCGGATCTGCAGGGCATCGTTCTGCCCGCCATCTACGAGGTGATGCCGCACTACTTCTTCGAGGCCGACCTCTTCCAGGACGCCAGCAATCGGCGTGCGATGGACCGGGAGTATGGGTTCTACGCCAATCCGAAGTACAACGTGGCTCGCTCGAACTATAGCTCGGCGTTTTCGACGCGTTTCTACGGCGAAGGAACACTGTCATACTTTACTGAGGATGTTGGGCTGAATgcgtactactactacttcatgATGGATTACGCACCGTTCCTGGGTGGTGATAAGCTTGGTTTGAACAAGGATCGCCGCGGTGAGCTGTATCTGTtcatgcaccagcagctgctggcacgCTACTATCTCGAGCGTAACTCGAACGGACTGGGCCCAATACAGGAGCTAACCTGGGAGTCACCGATCGCCACCGGTTACTATCCGATGTTGAGCTACTGGAACGGTATTCCGTTCCGGGCGCGTGAGAACAATTTCCTCTGGCGACCGTACGATCCGGTGAAGTTGGGTGGAATGAAGGCCCACGAGGAACGTATCCGGCAGGCGATCGATCGGGGTTACGTGGAGTCGCGCGATGGTCAGCGTATAGACCTGCGCCGGCCAGAAGCTATCGATATCGTCGGTAAcctggtgagcagcagcgtggacAGTGCGAACGCCGACTACTACAAGATGATCGAAACAACGGCCCGGATGGTACTGGCCCAGGGTGACTACTATGGTTCGGTGGGTGAGGTTTGGCCCGGTCCACTGATGCACTACGAAACGTCGATGCGTGACCCTGCGTTCTATCAGTTCTACCAGCGACTGCTGAGCTTCTACTGGGATTTCAAGAGCTATCTACCGCCCTACACGACAGCGCAGCTCACGTACGAGGGTGTCGAGATACGGAGCGTGACCGTCGATCGGCTTGTCACCTTCTTCGAACCGTACGATGCGGATATAAGTAACGGACTCGCTTTCGACTATGGTAGCGAGCGGTCCAGCTGGAATTTTACCGTAATGGCACGGAAGGACCGATTAAATCATAAACCCTTTAGCTACGTGCTGAACGTGAATTCGCAGATCAGCGGTAAAGGCATCGTCCGGATGTACATGGGTCCCCGGATGTACGGTCTCGGGCAGCTGCAGTACATGAAGAAGTTCTTCGTCGAGATGGACCAGTACGCGGTGGAGCTGGTGGCCGGTGAGAATCAGATAAAACGTAACACTCGTGACTTTTTCTATGACATCCGCGATCGGACCACCTACTCCGAGCTGTACAGACGCATCCTGAAGGCGTACCGTGGTGAGGAGCAGTTCGTGCTCGACATGTCGGAGGTGCATTGTGGTTGGCCtgatcggttgctgctaccgAAGGGACAGCCGAATGGGTATCCGATgagtttcttcttcatcatcacaccCTTCTCTCCGCCGAAGGTGAGCCAATTCTCGACCTTCGATGCGACCTACACCTGTGGTACAGGTTCGGGCTCGAAGTACATCGACGATCTGCCATTCGGATTCCCGTTCGATCGGGAGATCGATTTTAGTAATTTTGCGACGAAAAATATGATCTTCACTGATGTGTCCGTGTATCACGTTAATGGTAATCAGCAGAATGAATCGCACTGA
- the LOC125953587 gene encoding trypsin delta-like: protein MKQCAWLVVAALLCGSGLASAEDGKNATRGKSSGRIVGGYDVDIASYPYTVVVIASIPNANIMCGGVIVSSNKVLTAAHCLYKQPITTITIRAGTTLRNSGGFLFSYLSYAVHGQYNSTTSANDIAVITIKGTFDGFTNVGKILLQDTEPVISSVTPTSCFVVGWGMNNTATGTLADRLQRGNFVLVPQKTCASRVSPLTDTTICAQSIEGDACRGDSGGPLVCNSLLYGIVSFGPEYCDGAIPDGFAKITAPSIRRFIRKNARV, encoded by the exons ATGAAGCAATGTGCGTGGTTAGTTGTTGCAGCCCTGCTTTGCGGCAGTGGTCTCGCCAGCGCAGAGGATGGTAAGAACGCTACCAGAGGAAAGTCATCAGGCCGCATTGTTGGAGGATACGATGTCGATATCGCTAGCTATCCATACACCGTAGTGGTTATCGCTTCTATACCGAACGCAAATATAATGTGTGGAGGCGTCATCGTTTCGTCAAATAAAGTGCTCACAGCGGCCCACTGTTTGTATAAGCAGCCAATTACAACG ATTACTATTCGTGCTGGTACCACTCTTCGCAACAGCGGTGGATTCCTGTTCAGTTATCTTAGCTACGCTGTACATGGCCAGTACAACTCAACCACCTCAGCAAACGATATTGCGGTCATTACCATTAAGGGAACTTTCGATGGGTTTACGAATGTCGGAAAAATCCTCCTACAGGATACTGAGCCCGTGATTTCTTCCGTAACTCCTACCAGCTGTTTCGTTGTTGGATGGGGAATGAATAATACTGCTACCGGAACGTTAGCGGATCGTTTACAGCGTGGCAATTTCGTGCTCGTGCCCCAAAAGACATGTGCCAGTCGCGTTTCGCCGTTGACAGACAC GACCATTTGTGCTCAATCGATAGAAGGTGACGCCTGCCGTGGTGACAGTGGAGGTCCCCTGGTTTGTAACAGTCTCTTGTACGGCATAGTGTCGTTCGGCCCAGAGTACTGCGATGGTGCTATACCGGATGGATTTGCAAAAATTACGGCTCCCAGCATCCGAAGGTTCATTCGTAAAAATGCCAGAGTCTAG
- the LOC125953422 gene encoding hexamerin-1.1-like isoform X3, with protein sequence MRLTVAAIALGLVALTSAAYYPASQPVTGVKYADKDFLFKQKFFFEVLRNIHLPLQFQEYLPYTQTYITEESKYVNFSEVVEFFNYYKAGGFLPKGELFSIYNKEYMKQTYFLFTFFYNSADFDTFYKNVVFAREHMNEGMFIQALTMAVFQHPQLKGFVLPAIYEIYPYYFFNTDVIHSVTFRKMYDQKFGFVSNGKYNVVYSNYTAVYPAEYYGEDKLSYFTEDIGLNAYYYYFMMDYPYFIGSDKYNLNKDRRGELYVYMYQQLIARYYLERQANFMGPIEEFDYEFPLKTGYWSKLSYYNGIPFFVRNDYYSISKDFYYQVNLLKDYEARLRQVIDKGYYYMEDGSKIDLRKPESVEYFGNMLFSNPDSIDNDYFGYLEVIARQVYSGGEKFFKFFPSALMHFETSMRDPFFYQLYNRFLTFYYQLKSYLQPYTYEELYFKGVEIKSVVFDKLMTYFEYYDSDVTNVVPLKSTGEKFFDFSVFARQKRINHKPFTYTMDVYSEFSGKGVVRMYMGPKFYDVKQLQYLKKYFVEVDQYMYDFVTGKNTIVRNSRDFYYSVRDRTTYTELYKKIMTAYNGGEKFILDNSEAHCGFPDRLLLPKGLPSGYEMTFYFIVTPYYAPKVQQFSTYDYTYSCGVGSGSKYIDDLPFGYPFDRDIDFSYFFTKNMYFKDVMIFHSDELKMNSSF encoded by the exons ATGAGACTGACGGTTGCAGCTATCGCGCTTGGCCTGGTCGCCCTGACCAGCGCTGCTTACTATCCCGCTTCCCAGCCTGTGACCGGTGTCAAGTATG CCGACAAGGACTTCCTGTTCAAGCAGAAGTTCTTCTTCGAGGTGCTGAGGAACATCCATCTTCCTCTGCAGTTCCAGGAGTATCTGCCATACACCCAGACCTACATCACCGAGGAGAGCAAATATGTG AACTTCAGTGAGGTGGTTGAGTTCTTCAACTACTACAAGGCCGGTGGCTTCTTGCCCAAGGGAGAGCTGTTCAGCATCTACAACAAGGAGTACATGAAGCAGACCTACTTCCTGTTCACGTTCTTCTACAACTCCGCTGACTTTGACACTTTCTACAAGAATGTTGTCTTTGCTCGCGAGCACATGAACGAGGGAATGTTCATTCAGGCTCTGACGATGGCTGTCTTCCAACATCCGCAGCTGAAGGGCTTCGTCCTGCCGGCCATCTACGAGATCTACCCGTACTACTTCTTCAACACCGATGTCATCCACAGCGTCACCTTCCGCAAGATGTACGACCAGAAGTTCGGTTTCGTCAGCAACGGCAAGTACAACGTTGTGTACTCGAACTACACCGCTGTCTACCCAGCTGAGTACTACGGCGAGGACAAGCTGTCTTACTTCACCGAGGATATCGGCCTGAACGCctattactactacttcaTGATGGACTACCCCTACTTCATCGGTTCGGACAAGTACAACTTGAACAAGGATCGCCGTGGAGAGCTGTACGTGTACATGTACCAGCAGCTGATTGCCCGCTACTACCTGGAACGTCAAGCCAACTTCATGGGACCGATTGAGGAGTTCGATTACGAGTTCCCGCTCAAGACTGGATACTGGTCGAAGCTGAGCTACTACAACGGTATTCCGTTCTTCGTGCGCAATGACTACTACTCCATCTCGAAGGACTTCTACTACCAGGTGAACCTGCTGAAGGATTACGAGGCTCGTCTCCGTCAG GTTATCGACAAGGGCTACTACTACATGGAGGACGGATCCAAGATCGATCTCCGCAAACCGGAATCTGTGGAATACTTCGGAAACATGCTCTTCTCTAACCCCGACAGCATCGACAATGATTACTTCGGCTACCTTGAAGTCATTGCTCGTCAGGTGTACAGCGGCGGTGAGAAGTTCTTCAAGTTCTTCCCTAGCGCTCTGATGCACTTCGAGACCTCGATGCGCGATCCCTTCTTCTATCAGCTGTACAACCGCTTCCTGACCTTCTACTACCAATTAAAGAGCTACCTGCAGCCATACACCTACGAGGAGCTGTACTTCAAGGGAGTCGAGATCAAGAGCGTCGTCTTCGACAAGCTCATGACTTACTTCGAGTACTACGATTCGGATGTGACCAACGTTGTCCCGCTGAAGTCGACCGGTGAGAAGTTCTTCGACTTCTCGGTGTTCGCCCGTCAGAAGCGCATCAACCACAAGCCATTCACCTACACCATGGATGTGTACTCCGAGTTCTCCGGCAAGGGTGTTGTCCGTATGTACATGGGCCCGAAGTTCTACGATGTCAAGCAGCTCCAGTACCTGAAGAAATACTTCGTCGAGGTTGACCAGTACATGTACGACTTTGTCACCGGCAAGAACACCATCGTTCGCAACTCGCGCGACTTCTACTACAGTGTCCGCGATCGCACCACCTACACCGAGCTGTACAAGAAGATCATGACCGCTTACAATGGCGGAGAGAAGTTCATCCTGGACAACTCCGAGGCACACTGTGGCTTCCCCgaccgtctgctgttgccgaagGGTCTCCCGAGCGGCTACGAGATGACGTTCTACTTCATCGTGACCCCGTACTACGCCCCGAAGGTACAGCAGTTCTCGACCTACGACTACACGTACAGCTGTGGTGTTGGATCTGGCTCGAAGTACATCGACGATCTGCCATTCGGCTATCCGTTCGATCGTGACATCGATTTCAGCTACTTCTTCACCAAGAACATGTACTTCAAGGATGTCATGATCTTCCATTCGGATGAGTTGAAAATGAACTCTTCATTCTAA
- the LOC125953422 gene encoding hexamerin-1.1-like isoform X2: protein MRLTVAAIALGLVALTSAAYYPASQPVTGVKYADKDFLFKQKFFFEVLRNIHLPLQFQEYLPYTQTYITEESKYVNFSEVVEFFNYYKAGGFLPKGELFSIYNKEYMKQTYFLFTFFYNSADFDTFYKNVVFAREHMNEGMFIQALTMAVFQHPQLKGFVLPAIYEIYPYYFFNTDVIHSVTFRKMYDQKFGFVSNGKYNVVYSNYTAVYPAEYYGEDKLSYFTEDIGLNAYYYYFMMDYPYFIGSDKYNLNKDRRGELYVYMYQQLIARYYLERQANFMGPIEEFDYEFPLKTGYWSKLSYYNGIPFFVRNDYYSISKDFYYQVNLLKDYEARLRQVIDKGYYYMEDGSKIDLRKPESVEYFGNMLFTNPDSLDDNYFGPIEAIARQVYSGGEKFFKFFPSALMHFETSMRDPFFYQLYNRFLTFYYQLKSYLQPYTYEELYFKGVEIKSVVFDKLMTYFEYYDSDVTNVVPLKSTGEKFFDFSVFARQKRINHKPFTYTMDVYSEFSGKGVVRMYMGPKFYDVKQLQYLKKYFVEVDQYMYDFVTGKNTIVRNSRDFYYSVRDRTTYTELYKKIMTAYNGGEKFILDNSEAHCGFPDRLLLPKGLPSGYEMTFYFIVTPYYAPKVQQFSTYDYTYSCGVGSGSKYIDDLPFGYPFDRDIDFSYFFTKNMYFKDVMIFHSDELKMNSSF, encoded by the exons ATGAGACTGACGGTTGCAGCTATCGCGCTTGGCCTGGTCGCCCTGACCAGCGCTGCTTACTATCCCGCTTCCCAGCCTGTGACCGGTGTCAAGTATG CCGACAAGGACTTCCTGTTCAAGCAGAAGTTCTTCTTCGAGGTGCTGAGGAACATCCATCTTCCTCTGCAGTTCCAGGAGTATCTGCCATACACCCAGACCTACATCACCGAGGAGAGCAAATATGTG AACTTCAGTGAGGTGGTTGAGTTCTTCAACTACTACAAGGCCGGTGGCTTCTTGCCCAAGGGAGAGCTGTTCAGCATCTACAACAAGGAGTACATGAAGCAGACCTACTTCCTGTTCACGTTCTTCTACAACTCCGCTGACTTTGACACTTTCTACAAGAATGTTGTCTTTGCTCGCGAGCACATGAACGAGGGAATGTTCATTCAGGCTCTGACGATGGCTGTCTTCCAACATCCGCAGCTGAAGGGCTTCGTCCTGCCGGCCATCTACGAGATCTACCCGTACTACTTCTTCAACACCGATGTCATCCACAGCGTCACCTTCCGCAAGATGTACGACCAGAAGTTCGGTTTCGTCAGCAACGGCAAGTACAACGTTGTGTACTCGAACTACACCGCTGTCTACCCAGCTGAGTACTACGGCGAGGACAAGCTGTCTTACTTCACCGAGGATATCGGCCTGAACGCctattactactacttcaTGATGGACTACCCCTACTTCATCGGTTCGGACAAGTACAACTTGAACAAGGATCGCCGTGGAGAGCTGTACGTGTACATGTACCAGCAGCTGATTGCCCGCTACTACCTGGAACGTCAAGCCAACTTCATGGGACCGATTGAGGAGTTCGATTACGAGTTCCCGCTCAAGACTGGATACTGGTCGAAGCTGAGCTACTACAACGGTATTCCGTTCTTCGTGCGCAATGACTACTACTCCATCTCGAAGGACTTCTACTACCAGGTGAACCTGCTGAAGGATTACGAGGCTCGTCTCCGTCAGGTTATCGACAAGGGCTACTACTACATGGAGGACGGATCCAAGATCGATCTGCGCAAACCGGAATCTGTGGAATACTTCGGAAACATGCTTTTCACTAACCCCGATAGCCTTGACGACAACTACTTCGGACCCATTGAAGCCATTGCTCGTCAG GTGTACAGCGGCGGTGAGAAGTTCTTCAAGTTCTTCCCTAGCGCTCTGATGCACTTCGAGACCTCGATGCGCGATCCCTTCTTCTATCAGCTGTACAACCGCTTCCTGACCTTCTACTACCAATTAAAGAGCTACCTGCAGCCATACACCTACGAGGAGCTGTACTTCAAGGGAGTCGAGATCAAGAGCGTCGTCTTCGACAAGCTCATGACTTACTTCGAGTACTACGATTCGGATGTGACCAACGTTGTCCCGCTGAAGTCGACCGGTGAGAAGTTCTTCGACTTCTCGGTGTTCGCCCGTCAGAAGCGCATCAACCACAAGCCATTCACCTACACCATGGATGTGTACTCCGAGTTCTCCGGCAAGGGTGTTGTCCGTATGTACATGGGCCCGAAGTTCTACGATGTCAAGCAGCTCCAGTACCTGAAGAAATACTTCGTCGAGGTTGACCAGTACATGTACGACTTTGTCACCGGCAAGAACACCATCGTTCGCAACTCGCGCGACTTCTACTACAGTGTCCGCGATCGCACCACCTACACCGAGCTGTACAAGAAGATCATGACCGCTTACAATGGCGGAGAGAAGTTCATCCTGGACAACTCCGAGGCACACTGTGGCTTCCCCgaccgtctgctgttgccgaagGGTCTCCCGAGCGGCTACGAGATGACGTTCTACTTCATCGTGACCCCGTACTACGCCCCGAAGGTACAGCAGTTCTCGACCTACGACTACACGTACAGCTGTGGTGTTGGATCTGGCTCGAAGTACATCGACGATCTGCCATTCGGCTATCCGTTCGATCGTGACATCGATTTCAGCTACTTCTTCACCAAGAACATGTACTTCAAGGATGTCATGATCTTCCATTCGGATGAGTTGAAAATGAACTCTTCATTCTAA
- the LOC125953508 gene encoding trypsin delta-like: MKQCAWLVVAALLCGSGLTSAEGGKNATRGKSSGRIVGGYDVDIASYPYTAVVAAFIPNAYIMCGGVIVSSTKVLTAAHCLYQQPITSITIRAGTTLRNSGGFLFNYLSYAVHSQYNSTTFANDIAVITIKGTFDGFTNVGKILLQDTEPVISSVTPTSCFVVGWGMNNTATGTLADRLQRGNFVLMPQTTCASRVSQLTDTTICAQSIEGDACRGDSGGPLVCNSRLFGIVSFGAQGCNGAIPDGFAKITAPSVRSFITANAGI, from the exons ATGAAGCAATGTGCGTGGTTAGTTGTTGCAGCCCTGCTTTGCGGCAGTGGTCTCACCAGCGCAGAGGGCGGTAAGAACGCTACTAGAGGAAAGTCATCAGGCCGCATTGTTGGAGGATACGATGTCGATATCGCTAGCTATCCATACACCGCAGTGGTGGCTGCTTTTATCCCGAACGCATATATAATGTGTGGAGGCGTCATCGTTTCGTCGACTAAAGTGCTCACAGCGGCCCACTGTTTGTATCAGCAACCGATTACTTCG ATTACGATCCGTGCTGGTACCACTCTTCGCAACAGCGGTGGATTCCTGTTCAACTATCTTAGCTACGCTGTACACAGCCAGTATAACTCAACCACCTTTGCGAACGATATTGCGGTCATCACCATTAAGGGAACTTTCGATGGGTTTACGAATGTCGGAAAAATCCTCCTACAGGATACTGAGCCCGTGATTTCTTCCGTAACGCCGACCAGCTGTTTCGTTGTTGGATGGGGAATGAATAATACTGCTACCGGAACGTTAGCGGATCGTTTACAGCGTGGCAATTTCGTACTCATGCCCCAAACGACATGTGCCAGTCGCGTTTCGCAGTTGACAGACAC GACCATTTGTGCTCAATCGATAGAAGGTGACGCCTGCCGTGGTGACAGTGGAGGACCCCTGGTTTGTAACAGCCGCTTATTCGGCATAGTGTCGTTTGGTGCGCAGGGCTGCAATGGTGCTATCCCGGATGGATTTGCAAAAATTACGGCTCCGAGCGTCCGAAGCTTCATTACTGCGAATGCCGGAATCTAG
- the LOC125953422 gene encoding hexamerin-1.1-like isoform X1, with the protein MRLTVAAIALGLVALTSAAYYPASQPVTGVKYADKDFLFKQKFFFEVLRNIHLPLQFQEYLPYTQTFITEESKYVNFSEVVEFFNYYKAGGFLPKGELFSIYNQEHMKQTYFLFTFFYNSADFDTFYKNVVFAREHMNEGMFIQALTMAVFQHPQLKGFVLPAIYEIYPYYFFNTDVIHSVTFRKMYDQKFGFVSNGKYNVVYSNYTAVYPAEYYSEDKLSYFTEDIGLNAYYYYFMMDYPYFIGSDKYNLNKDRRGELYVYMYQQLIARYYLERQANFMGPIEEFDYEFPLKTGYWSKLSYYNGIPFFVRNDYYSISKDFYYQVNLLKDYEARLRQVIDKGYYYMEDGSKIDLRKPESVEYFGNMLFSNPDSIDNDYFGYLEVIARQVYSGGEKFFKFFPSALMHFETSMRDPFFYQLYNRFLTFYYQLKSYLQPYTYEELYFKGVEIKSVVFDKLMTYFEYYDSDVTNVVPLKSTGEKFFDFSVFARQKRINHKPFTYTMDVYSEFSGKGVVRMYMGPKFYDVKQLQYLKKYFVEVDQYMYDFVTGKNTIVRNSRDFYYSVRDRTTYTELYKKIMTAYNGGEKFILDNSEAHCGFPDRLLLPKGLPSGYEMTFYFIVTPYYAPKVQQFSTYDYTYSCGVGSGSKYIDDLPFGYPFDRDIDFSYFFTKNMYFKDVMIFHSDELKMNSSF; encoded by the exons ATGAGACTGACGGTTGCAGCTATCGCGCTTGGCCTGGTCGCCCTGACCAGCGCTGCTTACTATCCCGCTTCCCAGCCTGTGACCGGTGTCAAGTATG CCGACAAGGACTTCCTGTTCAAGCAGAAGTTCTTCTTCGAGGTGCTGAGGAACATCCATCTTCCTCTGCAGTTCCAGGAGTATCTGCCATACACCCAGACCTTCATCACCGAGGAGAGCAAATATGTG AACTTCAGTGAGGTGGTTGAGTTCTTCAACTACTACAAGGCCGGTGGCTTCTTGCCCAAGGGAGAGCTGTTCAGCATCTACAACCAGGAGCACATGAAGCAGACCTACTTCCTGTTCACGTTCTTCTACAACTCCGCTGACTTTGACACTTTCTACAAGAATGTTGTCTTTGCTCGCGAGCACATGAACGAGGGAATGTTCATTCAGGCTCTGACGATGGCTGTCTTCCAACATCCGCAGCTGAAGGGCTTCGTCCTGCCGGCCATCTACGAGATCTACCCGTACTACTTCTTCAACACCGATGTCATCCACAGCGTCACCTTCCGCAAGATGTACGACCAGAAGTTCGGTTTCGTCAGCAACGGCAAGTACAACGTTGTGTACTCGAACTACACCGCTGTCTACCCAGCTGAGTACTACAGCGAGGACAAGCTGTCTTACTTCACCGAGGATATTGGCCTGAacgcctactactactacttcatgATGGACTACCCCTACTTCATCGGTTCGGACAAGTACAACTTGAACAAGGATCGCCGTGGAGAGCTGTACGTGTACATGTACCAGCAGCTGATTGCCCGCTACTACCTGGAACGTCAAGCCAACTTCATGGGACCGATTGAGGAGTTCGATTACGAGTTCCCGCTCAAGACTGGATACTGGTCGAAGCTGAGCTACTACAACGGTATTCCGTTCTTCGTGCGCAATGACTACTACTCCATCTCGAAGGACTTCTACTACCAGGTGAACCTGCTGAAGGACTACGAGGCTCGTCTCCGTCAGGTTATCGACAAGGGCTACTACTACATGGAGGACGGATCCAAGATCGATCTCCGCAAACCGGAATCTGTGGAATACTTCGGAAACATGCTCTTCTCTAACCCCGACAGCATCGACAATGATTACTTCGGCTACCTTGAAGTCATTGCTCGTCAGGTGTACAGCGGCGGTGAGAAGTTCTTCAAGTTCTTCCCTAGCGCTCTGATGCACTTCGAGACCTCGATGCGCGATCCCTTCTTCTATCAGCTGTACAACCGCTTCCTGACCTTCTACTACCAATTAAAGAGCTACCTGCAGCCATACACCTACGAGGAGCTGTACTTCAAGGGAGTCGAGATCAAGAGCGTCGTCTTCGACAAGCTCATGACTTACTTCGAGTACTACGATTCGGATGTGACCAACGTTGTCCCGCTGAAGTCGACCGGTGAGAAGTTCTTCGACTTCTCGGTGTTCGCCCGTCAGAAGCGCATCAACCACAAGCCATTCACCTACACCATGGATGTGTACTCCGAGTTCTCCGGCAAGGGTGTTGTCCGTATGTACATGGGCCCGAAGTTCTACGATGTCAAGCAGCTCCAGTACCTGAAGAAATACTTCGTCGAGGTTGACCAGTACATGTACGACTTTGTCACCGGCAAGAACACCATCGTTCGCAACTCGCGCGACTTCTACTACAGTGTCCGCGATCGCACCACCTACACCGAGCTGTACAAGAAGATCATGACCGCTTACAATGGCGGAGAGAAGTTCATCCTGGACAACTCCGAGGCACACTGTGGCTTCCCCgaccgtctgctgttgccgaagGGTCTCCCGAGCGGCTACGAGATGACGTTCTACTTCATCGTGACCCCGTACTACGCCCCGAAGGTACAGCAGTTCTCGACCTACGACTACACGTACAGCTGTGGTGTTGGATCTGGCTCGAAGTACATCGACGATCTGCCATTCGGCTATCCGTTCGATCGTGACATCGATTTCAGCTACTTCTTCACCAAGAACATGTACTTCAAGGATGTCATGATCTTCCATTCGGATGAGTTGAAAATGAACTCTTCATTCTAA